TAGCACTTCGGAAAGTGTCGGATGGGCGTGTACTAAATGGGCGAGGTCGTGGACAGATTGACGATTAGCGATCGCAGCTGATGCTTCGTGAATCAAGTCGGCGGCGTGCATTCCGAAGATATGAACACCTAAAACTTCACCAGTATCTTTGCGATACACTATCTTAGCCATACCGTCTGATTCGTTTTCTGCTAAGGCTTTAGAGTTACCTTTGAAGTAACTTTTAGTGGTGGCGATTTCAAAGCCTTCAGCTTGCGCCAATTCCTTCGCGGCTACTTCTGTTAAACCAACATAGCTGACTTCTGGGTGAGTAAATGCGGCGGCGGGGATGCTGCGATAGTCTACCACACGGCTTCGCCCCACAATATTTTCTACGGCGATGATGCCTTGAGCCGAAGCGGCGTGTGCCAACATCATTTTGCCGTTAGCGTCACCAATTGCCCACACATGAGGTACTACTTCCCCGCCTGAAAGCACAGCCATGCGATCGTCTACGGGGATATAGTTACGTCTGTCTAGTTCTATCCCTAAAGTTTCTAAACCCAAATTTTTAGTGGCGGGGATGCGTCCTGTAGCTACTAAGCAAGCATCCACTTCGATCACATCAATATCTTCTTTGGTTTTAAAATCTGCCAATTCAATTACCACCGGAGAACCGGGAGTAATTTTTTTCGCGTATATTCCGACTTTGGTTTCGATATCGCGAGGAGTAATTAACACCCGTTCGGCTAGTTTGGCAATATCGCGGTCAAATCCTGGCATTAATTGGTCTAGGGCTTCAATCATGGTGATTTCACAGCCCAACGCCGAGTAAACATCCGAAAATTCTAAGCCGATGTAACCACTACCGATAATCGCTACCCATTCTGGCAGAGATTCTAATTTTACACCTTGGTCACTGGTAAAAACGGTTTTGCCGTCTACTTCAATTCCTGGAGGGACAAAGGGGACTGAACCAGGAGAAAGAATGATATCTTTAGCTGAGATAGTTTTTTCCCCACCATCCCCGGTGATTGTCACCTTTTGGGTTCCCGCAATTTTTCCCCAACCCCTGATAATATCCACGCCTAGACGTTTGAGGCTGTTGGTTAAATCACCTTGAATTTTCGCTACCAGATTGCCAGCATGATCGGCGATCGCTTGGCGGTCAAATGTGACATGATCAACTTGAATCCCCAGAGATTTCAGGTGATGGGCATTACGTAACTCCCGCACACGTCCCGATGCAGCCAGCAGCGCTTTAGAAGGGATGCAGCCACGATTGACACAGGTTCCTCCCATGTCCGCCGCTTCAATAATTGCTGTTTTCAGTCCACAGCTAACAGCGTGTAGGGCTGCACCATGTCCGCCGACACCTGCGCCAATAATGACTAAATCGTAATCAAATCCATAACTCACGTTAGTTTCCCCGTGTGCTTCGCCTATTTATTCTCAACTTGACCAGCAATTTACGCAACTCCAGAAAGTTTGGGCGTTGCTAGATCAAAATTACATATTATGCTCTAAGTTAACAGGCGAAGATGTAAATTTTATAATAATAGAGTCAGTCACCCAGGTCTATAGACATTGGGCTTGTAAGAGCAATTGCACAAGCCATACTGACCAGACCACCCTAAGTTCAGTCTGAGGGTAGCCGTTATTTGAGTCACGACACCCTGGAATGCGTAGCTAGTTCCCTGCTCTGTCGCTTGTGATTAAACAGTTCTAAGGTCACTGGAACAGTGTTGCCAGCCCAACAAGCTCTAATAACAGGTCGAAGCTAACATTACCCCAGAAATGGGAGGCTCTATTGAGCAAAACCTTTATGCGTACAGGATTGCAAAGTTTGAGATGGTAATTGTCCCATCGAAAGTACAACACAAAAGTACACCGAGTTGAGCAATCCCAAGGCGGTAAAGATTACGGCGGTTAAAACCGTTTTTCCTACGGAGAAGCTCCGCGGTAAGCGAAGCTATGCCTTTTTGCTTTACGTGTCGTTTTCCTCTCAGGGAGCCAAGCCTCTGATTTTCCCACTTACCGAGTGTTTGTATGACTGCTGCTACAACTGTAAAAACTGAGTATGAAGCGATTATTGGTCTGGAAACTCATTGTCAACTGAGTACCAATACCAAGATTTTTTCTAATAGCTCTACAGCTTTCGGTGCTGACCCCAATACTAACATCGACCCTGTGTGTATGGGTTTACCTGGGGTTTTACCTGTATTGAACGAAAAAGTCCTGGAATACGCTGTAAAAACAGGTTTGGCTTTGAATTGCCAAATCGCTAAATATAGCAAATTTGACCGTAAACAGTATTTTTATCCTGACCTGCCCAAAAATTACCAAATTTCTCAATATGACCTCCCCATAGCCGAACATGGTTGGTTAGAAATCGAAATGGTAGATGCTGAGGGGAACCCGATTCGTAAACGTATTGGTGTGACTCGTCTGCACATGGAGGAGGATGCAGGGAAACTGGTACACGCGGGAAGCGATCGCCTTTCAGGTTCTACTTATTCTCTGGTAGACTACAATCGCGCAGGTGTGCCATTGGTGGAAATCGTCTCGGAGCCTGACTTGCGTTCTGGTGAAGAAGCTGCTGAATACGCTCAAGAAATCCGCCGCATTGTGCGTTATCTCGGTGTCAGTGATGGCAATATGCAAGAAGGTTCTCTACGCTGTGATGTCAATATTTCCGTGCGTCCAGTGGGGCGAGAAAAATTTGGCGTGAAGGTAGAAATTAAAAATATGAACTCGTTCAACGCCATTCAACGGGCGATTGATTACGAAATTGAACGGCAAATTGCGGCGATTGAAGCGGGTGAAACCATTATCCAAGAAACTCGCCTGTGGGAAGAAGGCGCTCAACGCACAAGTAGTATGCGGATTAAGGAAGGTTCCAGTGATTACCGCTACTTCCCAGAACCAGATTTAACACCCATTGAGGTGTCCAAGGCGCAATTAGAGCAATGGGGAAGCGAACTTCCAGAACTACCCACTCAAAAACGCCATCATTATGAAAGTGATTTGGGGCTTTCGGTTTATGATACCAGAGTGTTGACAGAAGACCGCACCGTGGCTGATTATTTTGAAACGGCGATCGCCTCTGGAGCAAACGCCAAAGCTGCTGCTAACTGGATTACTCAAGATATCGCCGCCTACCTCAACAAGCAAAAACTCAGTATTACGGAAATTGCCCTGACTCCTGGCAATTTAGCTGAGGTAATTACGCTGATTGAATCTGGTAAAATTAGCAATGCCCAAGCTAAACAAAAGCTGCCAGATTTACTAGCTGGTGTTTCCCCGGAGAAAGCCTTTGCTGGTCAGGAATTAATCACTGATCCTACTGTACTAGAACCGATCATTGATGAAGCGATCGCGGCTAACCCCAAAGAACTAGAAAAGTATCGCAACGGCAATACAAAGCTGAAAGGCTTCTTTGTGGGACAGGTCTTGAAAAAAACCGACAAACGAGCCGATCCTCAGATCACGAATGAATTAGTCGAGAAAAAACTAAATGCTTAGGTGTTTATCGCTTTTTTAAGTAATTCTTCATCATATCTTCACAGAAAACGCCGAAAGATAGGTTACACCCCTCACACCTAAAGAGCTATTCTGTGTCTAGTAGAACCCTAATGATCTGGAGAGCCACATGAGTAGCTCTCCTTATTTTTTTAACCCTTACCAAAGAAAAGGGAGACTAGAAAATTTTCAGCTACCACGAATTATCTCAGAAAGTTGCACATGATCATCTGAGAAACACATGGGATTGAAAACCCCAACCCATCAGCATACCAGAGTTGGAGAATTTGTTTTTTTAGCTGAAAAAGAAACTGATCCAGTTAAGTGCAAGTTGATAGACAATTGGTGTGACATGACTCCGACCTTTAGGTACGGCGCTTCTAAGAATCACTTCTTAGTTTTCCTAGTTGCTTCCTTTGGACGGCGCTCAAGGCGAGTCTTACGGGTTTTCGACTTTGACCTAGACTGAATTTCTTCAATCCCCGGCAAACCGTCTGCGTAGGCGTTTTGGATTCCCGACTGCCCATCGGTACTAATCAATTTGATTCCTCTGTTTCTAATTACTTGACCACTAGCAACATCTCTATCAGTCGTGTAATTGCAACTAGGACAATGATGCACTCTAACGCTCAAGTCTTTTCTAACTTCTGCACCACATTCAGGACACTCGATAGAAGTTCCCCTAGCGCTAACTTCAGCGAAGAATTTACCACGTTTCCAACACACGTACTTGGTGATGGTTCGGAATTGTCCAAACCCAGCGTCAAGCATCTGTAACCCAAGCATTCCTTTTGCCAAAGTCCGGTAATCCAAGTCTTCCATGAAGACCATATCACCAGCATCACAAAGAGCATGAGCTTGTTTGAAATGGTAATCTTTGCGGGTGTTATCAATCCTGTGGTGAAGTCTAGCAACCTTGATGCGTTGTTTCTCGTAATTTTTAGAACGCTTCTTTTTCCGAGACAGCCTGCGTTGCAGCAATTTCAGCTGGCTTTGCATCACTTTCAGGAATTTGGGCGATTTTACGAGAACACCATCACTGGTTGCTAAAAACTTTTCCAGTCCTACATCTACCCCAATGGGATGACCATGCGGCATTGGACTAGGAACATTAACATCACATTGGATGTTGATAGAAGCGTACCAAACATTGGCTTTGTTAATTATCCGAACTTGCTTAACCACAAATCCACTCTTGATTGGGCGATGCAAGTTGACTCGAATCAATCCCAGTTTAGGTAGTGCAATATGTACTCCTTGCACTGGGTTTTGTTGAAACTGAGGGAACAGCAAAGACTTGAACTGCCCAAACTTTTTAAACCTTGGAAACCCATGCCCAACTTTCTGAAATCCCTCCCATGCTCGGTGCAATTGTTTGAGTGTTTGCTGCAAAACCTGACTTGGTACTTCGCCTAATCGGGGAAATACTTTTTTAGCTTTTGGTAAAGCATTAAGTTGGCGCACTTCGCTAGGGAAAGGAACGTCCGCAGCTATGATATATTCATGACTAATCGAACATCTGTCAACCATGCACTTACGACTATTGCACCAGTCCTTAATTTCTCGCAACCCATAGTTGTAGGCAACGCGACATATATCCATCCACTCAAGAAGTGTCTGTTCTTGGGTGATAGTCGGGTAGATTCGATAGCGGTAATTCATGGTTAGCATTTCACTATTCTACCACATATTTACTAGCACTATTTTCTCTAGTAAATTCAAGCCGTGCTGCAAGCACGGGGTTTTCAACCCAATTATTTGATAAGTTATTATTCATGACTTGACTGTCGTAACTTAAACAATTGCATCTGAATAATCAATGGTGAATTCTACCCTCGTTGCCACACTCTATGTCAATCCTCTCCAAGGCAATGATACCAATGCTGGTTCTCGGTCGAGTCCGTTTAAAAGTCTCACCCGTGCCTTAAAAGTCAGCAAAACATCCGTAATTATTCAGTTGACATCTGGGACTTATAGCGCAGCTAATGGTGAAGTGTTTCCCATCGTTATTTCTGCGGGGGTGACAGTCGTCGGGAACGAAGCGAACAAAGGTGCTGGGATTGTGATTTCGGGGAGTGGCGAGTATCAAACTTCCACCTTTGGTATCCAAAGTATGACATTACTGTTGCAAGGTAATGCCAGTTTCTTAGGTGTGACCGTCACTAACCCCATGCCGAAAGGTACAGGAATCTGGATTGAATCGGCAGCAACCACAGTGGCTAATAATACTTTAATTAACTGCGGTCGAGAAGGGATATTTGTCAGTGGTACGGCTAAACCCGCCATTGTGGATAATGTGTTTCGGCAAAATGCCGCCAGTGGCTTGATGATGGCGCGTCACAGCAAGGGAGAAGTGTTGCGGAATGTATTTCAAAAAAACTCTTTGGGCATCGCTATCAGTGATTTTGCTGCCCCCTTGATTGCAGATAATACAATATCAGATAACAATGCCGCGATCGCTCTTTCTCGCAATGCTAGACCGGTGCTGCGTCATAATCGGATTACCAAAAATACCCAAGGCGGGATGTTAGTCAATGGTGACGCTATCCCTGATTTAGGTAATAATCAAGACGCGGCTGGCAATATTTTTGAGCAGAATGCCCTCTTCGATTTAGATAACTCCACATCACAGCCCCTCGTTTGTGCCGGTAATCAGTTGAATCCTACCCAAGTTAAAGGCAGGGTAGATTTTATCGCTGTCCTCACAGATCATCCCCAACGCATCTCAGGTAGCAGCAGTATTTTTACTGATTTAGCTGGACATTGGACAGCAGAGTTTGTGGAAGCATTGGTGAACACGGGAGCGATTAGCGGCTTTCCCAATGGCACTTTTGCCCCAGATGACCCGATAAATCGCGCTCAGTATGCGGCGATCATTGCCAAAACTTTTCAGTTACCCAGAATAAATACTGCTAGTAAATTTACAGATATCAACCCCAGATTTTGGGCAGCCTCAGCCATTTTCCAAACTGCGGAAATGGGTTTTATTAGTGGTTTTCCCGATGGCACGTTTCGAGCCGAACAAAACTTGACAAAAGTACAGGCCATAGTATCTATAGTGAATGGCTTAAAACTCACAGGCGGCAATCCCCAGGTGTTAAACGTGTACCGCGATCGCGCTCAAATTCCGACTTATGCCACTAATGCTGTCGCAGTAGCCACCCAAGCATTACTAGTGCTTAACTATCCCCAAAGAGACCAACTAGAACCTCTGCGCGATATAACTCGTGGTGAAGTAGCAACATTAATTTATCAAGCCTTGGTAGCCAGCAGTCAGGAAAAGGCGATCGCCTCCCCCTATATTGTCAGCCCCGATGTGAATCTCCCCGGATTTACCGACATTAGCGGACATTGGGCCGAACCATTTATTCGGGGGTTAGCTAGCATGAATTTAACTCGTGGTTTTGCAGATGGTAGCTACCAGCCAAATAAACTGATGAATCGCGCCGAATATGCGGCTTTAGTAGCCGTGGCCTTTAATCCCCCACCCAAACGCCCCGCACTGGAATTTACAGACGTATCCTCAGACTTTTGGGCTTATGAAGCCTTACAAATTGCTAGTAGAGGTGGCTTTGTCAGTGGATTTGGCGATCGCACCTTCCGCCCGGCGGAAAATGTGCAAAGGGTACAGGTAATTGTCTCCCTAGTGAATGGACTTGCCCTACCAGCAGGTGATCTCAATGCTTTACTCACTTATACTGATAGTCAGACAATTCCCGATTATGCTCGTCCAGCAGTTGTGACTGCGACACAGCAAAAAATTGTGGTCAATTACCCAAACCGCAAACAACTTTTCCCGACGCGGAATGCCACACGGGCCGAAGTAGCCGCAATGGTTTATCAGGCATTAGTTGCGCTTCAGCGAACCTCAACTATTAATTCAACCTATATTGTTTAGACAGTCAGCAGCTGACCAAGTAAAATGAAAGACACTGTTTATCAGGCTGGAAATTCTTGGTAACAAATCCTATAGCTAAAAACACGATAGGCTATAAACGATGGGGAGACAATTTATACCCCTCGCCTGAAGCCAATAGTCCCATGTTAACAACAGTCTCACAAACCTCTGCCGAATTGGCAAACGCTCTATTAACTCACTATAGTTTTGACCTCAGTGGCTATACGGCCAGTGAACTCATTCACCTTTGGCAAAGCCAATACCCAGTCAACTGGCTGCATTTGGCAGTAGTGGAGGCGCTATATCAAGGTCGCTATAAAGGAATTTCAGTGCAGCAAATCTTAGCATTTTGGCAGAGGCGGGGTCAGGTGATTTATCATTTCAATATGGAATTTGAACGCCTGATTTGTAGCAAATTTCCGGAAAGCTTAACTCAACTGACTGTACCAGTTCTACCTCCGATCAACCAAAAAGTTGCAGTTGAAGCATCTATTCATCAACCGGTGACAGCCAAGTCCTTACCTGCGATGGTGGGTAATGAGTATAGGCAAACTCAAACTGCAACCCTCACAGCGATGAATGCAGAAGATCAGGAGAAGCCAGGACAAAACATATTAGCATCTTCCACTCTCAGCCCTGCTGCCTCTGGTACTCAGTCCAGGCTGAACTCACAAGGCAATTTTGCGAGAAATTCCTCATCCTCAAAACATCACCAGGCGACAAAACTACTACCACCATCTGCCAATCACCCACCCATTGGACAATTTACTCCAGCCACCAGCGATCAATCTGATTCCTTCACATCAAAACTGAAAGCAATGTCCGACGAAAAGCGATAACGCGTCTATCCCCAGGAAGAACTAGATACTCTGAAAATAACTTATTATGTATTAACCAATATAGATTTGGTTGATGCTAATACAGGGGTTTAACCATTTTTAAATTTCGATTTTGCCATATTTAAAACTAAAATCATCGCCCTCTTACTAAGACTTATAGTAATCCGGTTTTATTTCCGTAGCTTGCGTGGAGTAGCAGTAACCGGAGGAGTGGGTAAAAACCTTTTTGTGTTATACCGAGATTGTTCAAAAATCAAATAGAAGTCCTATAGATGCTCAATATATTAATTGTGTTTAAAAGTAAAAACACTAGCGAGATTGTCATGGATACAGACTATGTTACTGTAAATAAGCATCTGGGCTGAAACTTGCAGAAAAATTGCTAGTTTTGGTCAAGTTTTGGTTAAAGTTATTGTGTGACAATCATCCATGAATTTGAATACTGATCAGAGATTAATGAACCAGGTAACCTATGCGAAAGCATTACGTTCTCTACTTCCGCCGTCAGCATTTACACCCGATGCCAGTAAGTTAATTATCCTTGTAATTAATCTAGCAATTTTGATCCTTGGCTGGATGATAGCGGCACAATTAGATAATTGGCCAGTCCATCTTTTATGGTTATATTTACCTCTAACAATTATTATGGGCAACAGTGTGGTTGCCTTATTATTTAGCTCCCACGATTTGATGCACGGTAGCGTGATTAGAAATTCACAATTAGCCTATTTTTTCAGCTTTCTGGGGCTAACAATGTTGTGGATGCCGCCAACGTTATGGAAGTCGGTTCATAACCGGGTGCATCATAATCACACTAATGACTTGGGTGATCCGGATCGCAATTATTTAGAAACACAGTCTAAAACCTGGGGTAAATGGATTCATAATTTATTTGTGCCTTCTTTAGAAGTCAATCCCCTTTGGTTCATTGTGGGAATGACTTCGGCCTGGGGAGTACATAATTTTCGCAATCTGACTTCGGTACTATTTTTTAATAGTAACTCTGTGGATTATGTGCCGGCGGCATTTACAGTTAGTGCCAAAGATCGTCGAGCGATCGCCGGGGAAATATTGCTCATGTCAATACTGCATCTAGCTATTTTAGCCTATCTACAATTTGACCCCCTAAAACTCATTTTAGGCTACTTTTTACCCATTGCAATTGGTAATGCAGGCTTGATGTTCTATATTTATACGAATCATCTGCTTTGTCCAATGACCGATGTTAATGATCCACTGGTAAATTCTACATCTTTACGGGTAAAAAAGATTTTTGACCTGTTACATTTGAATTTTTCGCACCATACAGAACATCACATTTTTCCAGGCATGAACTCTGATTATTATGTCATGGTTCGAGAGTTGTTAGAAACTGAATATGCCGATAAATTTAATTTATTAGATGCCCAAGAAGCCTGGCGCTTGTTGATGCAAAGTCATCGGCATTACAAAGATGAGAATACTTTGACAGATTGGGCAGGAAAAACCTCTATGCCTTGTCCCCTTAATCAAAAAGTGAAGGTTTAACTTTTCTCAAATTCTCCCCCTCCTTCTCCCTTTCTACCGTGTAGACACAAGTCGGGAAATTGCTTTTTTCTGTCATAACACCCCACCCCTAACCCCTCCCCGCAAGCGAGGAGGGGAACTGGATTTACAGTTAAATTCTGTTTTTAGGGCGGAAAACCCTTTCTGGATAAAGATGTGTGTAAACCGTAATTCTCCCAAAGAGAGAGACGCTATGGGAAGGCAAGGAGAGGGGTTAGTGTATTTGATTAATCCACTCAGAAAAATCAATTTAACGGCTCAAGTGTAGTTTTTAAACCGTGACTATTCAGGACTTTGAGGATTTCATCGGCATTATGGCGATCGCTAAAAACTCCGACTTGCATGACTCTACGACCTTGACGCATAGTCGGAAATGCATCCGGTGCTAAGTTTCGCACTAGGTCTTGTTCCCGATCGGTGGCGACATTCACTACCACGCGGTAACGTACACCAGTTCTATTGTATGCAGTTGTCTGAGTTGCAGGAGTATTGCTATTGGTAACTGGTGAAAGAGCTGATTCTCCAAAGGGAGGTGACTGGGGAGCAGCAAATTCCACAATATTGGGATCAATATTCACATAATTTATCTGTGATTGATTCGTCTGGTTTGGCTGACTGGGAGCAGAAAAGGTAATTTCTCCACTGACTGGGATGGGACGATTTGCCACAGTGCGAGGCTGAGGAATGTTCGCTGTGGGTGCTGTTTGAGCGTTGAAATCTACCTTACCAGCAATGCGATTTTGGGACAGGTTGTTACCAGCAGCCGGGATGATCTCCTTAGTCGCACTAGCATTAATGTCATGACGAGTATTATTACGAAATTCGTTACCACCGGGTTCAGCAATGGTACCCAAATTTGGTATGGCTTGAGCGATCGCCACTAATCCATCTTCTCTATTACCTTGAATGACATTATTCCGTAAAATTGGCCGAGCATTGGCTTGGACTATAATCCCAGAGCGGTTGTTTTGAATTTGATTCAGGGACAACATAGGAGCAGCATTTTGAGTAATATTGATCCCAAATCCTGTTTGTTCAAAGACATTTTCCCGCACTTCCGGCTGGGAATTACCGCCAATGGTCATACCATTCGCCCCATTACGATGAAAATAATTCTGCCTAATAATCGGCGCACTGTTACCAGTTAGGGAAATCCCATCTTGAGTACTACCAGTAAATGTATTGTTGGCGATTACGGGATTGCTCGATTCAATCCACAAACCATAACCACGGGGATTGGGATTTGTGACCGTTACCCCTCTTAACTCGGCATTGTCTGCGCCGATGATGGTGACATTTTGACCGCCAAAGCTGCTACTGAGGAATCCACCACCGCCTTGAATTGTAATTCCCTGTCCTTTGTTGTTAGTATCCCCTTGAATAGCAACACCCGATTTGAGCTTCAGGGGAAAAACCTCTCCAGTGTCAGCACTATAAGTCCCTGGGGAGAGCATAATCATTGTATTAGCAGAGGCTAATTGCAAAGCTTGAGTAATGGTCTTTAAAGGAGCGCTTTCAGTACCATTCCCCACGGTGTTATTTCCCACATTGGGGTTGACAAATAATAGTTTCACTTCAGAGACAGTGCTTTCCAAAGATGGCATTTGAGCCAACACCCTACCGGGGCTAAGACTCAGTAAAGTTATACCTGTGACTCCTAAACCCAGGGTGAAATACAAGATGGAAAAAACTAAAGGCAATACTTCCAGGGAAGAATTTGATCTGTCAGCCTGGGGATTTAGCTTTAATTGCCGGCTCTCTGCTTGAGGATATTTAGAATACATAATGGGATAAATCAATTTTAGAAAAGTCCTAATAATAAAGTTTTATACCTTGAGACACTATGATGTCGATAATTGTTTCGGCTTTCTGATTTTAGGAACTGCCAATTTTAAAAATCGCAACTTGCAGAATGTAATAAGTAATACTGGATAAAAGCATGAACACTGGGTTTTTGGCGATCGCCTTAGCCACCATACATTTATTTTCAGGCAAACTCAGATTCCTCAAAAATACATCACATAGTCGTTGGTTCTCGTTTAGCAGTGGGGTATCGGTTGCTTATGTGTTTATCCACATTTTGCCAGAACTGAGTCAAGCACAAATAACACTCCTAAGCCGTGTCAGTAAGGGATGGCATTTTTTAGAGGATCATGTCTATTTTGTGGCACTTTTAGGTATAACAGTTTTTTATGGTTTGGAGCGATTCGCGAAAACGTCGCGTCAACGCAGTCAAAAAACCAGAAATGCAGATGTAACTTATGCAGATGTTTTTTGGATTCACATTGCTGCTTTTGCTATTTATAACCTGTTAATTGGTTACTTGCTAGTACACCGAGAAGAATCAGGTCTCAAAAGTTTATTATTATTTTCTTTTGCGATGGCGCTGCATTTTGTAGTCAACGATAATGGTTTGCGCGAAAATCATAAAAAAAGATATGACAAAATTGGACGCTGGTTGTTAGCAATAGCAATAATTGTTGGTTGGTTAATTGGCATGGTTACGGAAATTAACCAGGTAGTTGTTGCGCTTCTCTTTGCCTTTTTAGCCGGAGGTATTGTACTCAACGTACTGAAGGAGGAACTACCAGAAGAGCGAGACAGCTGCTTTTGTTCATTTGCTTTGGGGACACTCAGCTATGCAATTATCCTATTAGCTATTTAATCGTAAATGGCAGTAATACCACTGTCATTTCCGCTGAAGTGCTTCTGATTTAAAAAAGCTTCTTCAACACGAAAACTATAGATATATTAAAAAATTATTACTCAACATTCCTGCTAAAAATTAAAAACTCCAACTGCAAAATCATGACAAAAAAAATGGGTTGATGGTTCCTAACTTCTATGGCTACGTCAAGCAAGCTATCAGTAACGACCTAATTGCACAACGCTGTATATGGTTTTTGTCCAGTTTAAGATATATTATAAAGTCGTCCCTAAATCTTTTTCAGCTATGTAATCAGCTATTTATGTATAAATGTATAGTCAAACTCTACTTATTTTTCAGATCGCCGTACTAGAAATTTTTAATCAAAATGTCTAAAAGTGTTGAGATTACGTCATTTAACGAAAGTCCTAATCGGGTTGTTGTCATGGTCGAGCCACACAGCCAAAAAGCGCAAATACAGCAAGTTGTTTACCGGATTTTAGATGCCAATCTAGACCGCGCCCGCGAAGGCTTGCGAATTATCGAAGAATGGTGTCGCTTTGGGTTAAATAATGCTCAATTGCTGGGAGAATGCAAGTACCTACGTCAAGAGTTGGCTCACTGGCATACTGCTGAACTGCGGGCGGCGCGAGATACACCGGGTGATCCGGGTACAGAATTGACTCATCCCCAGGAAGAACAACGCTCTAGTATTAAAGCGCTATTACAAGCAAATTTTTGTCGCGTCCAAGAAGCGATGCGGGTGCTGGAAGAATACGGTAAGCTTTACCATCCCAATATGGGGAAAGCTTTTAAGCAGATGCGCTATCGTGTTTATACTCTAGAAACGAGTTTAATGGGCTAC
This Nodularia sp. LEGE 06071 DNA region includes the following protein-coding sequences:
- a CDS encoding DUF1565 domain-containing protein gives rise to the protein MYSKYPQAESRQLKLNPQADRSNSSLEVLPLVFSILYFTLGLGVTGITLLSLSPGRVLAQMPSLESTVSEVKLLFVNPNVGNNTVGNGTESAPLKTITQALQLASANTMIMLSPGTYSADTGEVFPLKLKSGVAIQGDTNNKGQGITIQGGGGFLSSSFGGQNVTIIGADNAELRGVTVTNPNPRGYGLWIESSNPVIANNTFTGSTQDGISLTGNSAPIIRQNYFHRNGANGMTIGGNSQPEVRENVFEQTGFGINITQNAAPMLSLNQIQNNRSGIIVQANARPILRNNVIQGNREDGLVAIAQAIPNLGTIAEPGGNEFRNNTRHDINASATKEIIPAAGNNLSQNRIAGKVDFNAQTAPTANIPQPRTVANRPIPVSGEITFSAPSQPNQTNQSQINYVNIDPNIVEFAAPQSPPFGESALSPVTNSNTPATQTTAYNRTGVRYRVVVNVATDREQDLVRNLAPDAFPTMRQGRRVMQVGVFSDRHNADEILKVLNSHGLKTTLEPLN